The Thermacetogenium phaeum DSM 12270 genome segment CTGTCGTTCCTTATCACGGTAACAGGGACATAAAGCAGGGGGTTTTGAGGTCTATCTTAAGGCAGGCCGGACTAACCGTTGACGAGTTTAAAAGCCTTCTCACTTGAGCAGGAATTTGCGAAACTGGCGGGCCCGGTCAGGGCGATCTCCTCAAAGTCAATCCAGTCCCCGTCCGCTTCGATGATTCGGACCGTTTTTCAGCCACCGGACCTTCACCATCCCGTCTTCCTCCGGTTTCTTGAACTCCATATCCCCGGTGACGAGATAGGCCTGTTTGCTCCGGGCGAGGGCTACCGCGAAGGCATCTGCATAGGAGAGCGGATATTTCGCCTTCACTTCGCCGGCGCTCAAAATGTCCTCCTGGGAGGGAAGCACCAGCCGCACCGGCCACTCTTTGATCATTTCCACAATACTGCGTGCGGTATCATGCCCGTTTCGCCTCTGCACTATGCAGAAAACCTCGCCGAGATTGATCCAGGAAAAATAAAGGAGCGCCCTGCCGCTTTTTCCTGCCTGCAGGAGCGAGGCCACTTCATCCGCACAGAATTCATCCCTCAAATAGCTTAAAACTGCGTAAGTATCGAGTGTGTAGCGCTCGACAGCCGGATCAGCGGTTCTGGAACTCTTTTTCATAGGACAGCTCTTCCTCTCTGTTTTGTCTGATCAGTTCATCCAGGGGGATGTCTTTCTGCAAAATTCCTCTGGCGGCGGCTACCGGATCGGGAGGCAGGATGTGCAGAACAAGCTTCCCATCGCTTTCGGTGAAGTACACCTTCGAATTCGGTTTGATGTTAAACTTATCCCTTAAGTGCTTGGGGATCACGACCTGCCCCCGTGGTGAAACCCGCGAAACGTTCATACCTTTCACTCCTATATCATATTTATTATCATAAAGTCGTACTTTATCTTTGATTATATTACTGTTTATTTCGGAATGCAAAGAATAAATTTTTTCCGGGGCCGGGAACTTTTGGGGGGCTGATTACGTTCCCCGCTGCCCGCTTCTTGAACCGCTGTTCCTAGAGGTCCCGCCCATTACCACAGCTGCTGTCCGGACATCTCCTGCCGTTTTTCGCTCATTGCCTCGGGGTATTTACCCTACCTTTTGTATGAGTTTTTAGCCGCGGTAGAAAAGGATTTCCTGCCGCTGCGCAGAAGAATAATCGGCGGGAAGTTTGCTCCTCCCGCAGGCGAAGTTCGCCACATCAAAAATTCCGAAAAGGATGCCGCCTATGCCCGATCTGGAAAAAATGCGCCGATTTCTGCAGCCCCGCAGCCTGAAGAGGGTCTTCGCCATCACCCTGGCCCTGCTTTTGCTGGCTGAAATCGCCACGCCATCCCTCCTGGCGGAATACTACCGGAGGCGCAGCCGGAGCTACGTCTTCCACGAACGCCTGCCCCGCAGCTTTGAGAGAATACACCTGGACCTCCCCAGTGCCATCGATTACATCCGGCAGAATGAAGGACGCTACGACGTCAACGTCCTCTTCCTGGGGGATTCGGTGGCGTACGGGGCGGGTGCCGGGGAGCGGGAGAGCATCCCCGCCTACCTGGAGAAAGAACTGGCGGCCCGCCTGCCCGGCAGGAAAGTACGGGTCTGGAACCTGGCGGTACCAGGCAGCGAGCCCGGTGATCTCTACTGCCTGCTCCGCCGGGTGGAGGGACTCCGTCCCGACCTTGTGGT includes the following:
- a CDS encoding type II toxin-antitoxin system VapC family toxin gives rise to the protein MKKSSRTADPAVERYTLDTYAVLSYLRDEFCADEVASLLQAGKSGRALLYFSWINLGEVFCIVQRRNGHDTARSIVEMIKEWPVRLVLPSQEDILSAGEVKAKYPLSYADAFAVALARSKQAYLVTGDMEFKKPEEDGMVKVRWLKNGPNHRSGRGLD
- a CDS encoding AbrB/MazE/SpoVT family DNA-binding domain-containing protein — translated: MNVSRVSPRGQVVIPKHLRDKFNIKPNSKVYFTESDGKLVLHILPPDPVAAARGILQKDIPLDELIRQNREEELSYEKEFQNR